A stretch of the Cyprinus carpio isolate SPL01 chromosome B4, ASM1834038v1, whole genome shotgun sequence genome encodes the following:
- the LOC122136952 gene encoding claudin-4-like, which produces MAALGLEVLGVTLAVFGWIVGIVSCALPMWKVTAFIGVNIVTAQTIWEGIWMNCVVQSTGQMQCKIYDSMLALCLDLQVARALCVIAIVMGVLGFLLSIVGAKCTKCLNEEHVKAKVMITAGVTFICAAVMHLIPVCWSAHSIIRSFYNPIIIEAQKREIGASLYLGWASSALLLIGGGILCCSCPPQEENRYGPPSRMVYSAARYVPPSGFDK; this is translated from the coding sequence ATGGCAGCTCTAGGGTTAGAGGTCCTAGGGGTCACTTTAGCTGTGTTCGGTTGGATTGTAGGCATTGTGTCTTGTGCTTTGCCCATGTGGAAGGTCACAGCTTTCATCGGAGTGAACATTGTAACGGCGCAGACCATATGGGAGGGAATCTGGATGAACTGTGTCGTACAGAGCACTGGACAGATGCAGTGCAAGATCTACGACTCCATGCTGGCTCTGTGTTTAGACTTGCAGGTGGCCCGGGCTCTGTGTGTGATTGCCATTGTGATGGGAGTACTGGGATTCCTTCTCTCCATTGTGGGGGCCAAGTGCACTAAATGCTTAAATGAGGAACACGTCAAAGCCAAAGTTATGATCACCGCTGGAGTCACCTTCATCTGTGCTGCAGTCATGCACTTGATCCCTGTGTGCTGGTCTGCTCACAGTATCATCAGGTCCTTCTACAACCCCATAATTATTGAGGCACAAAAAAGGGAGATAGGTGCATCTCTTTACCTGGGATGGGCATCTAGTGCCCTTCTGCTGATTGGCGGGGGGATTCTCTGCTGCAGTTGCCCCCCGCAGGAGGAGAATAGGTATGGCCCACCCAGCAGGATGGTTTACTCCGCTGCACGTTATGTACCGCCCAGTGGCTTTGACAAATGA
- the LOC109104559 gene encoding claudin-3-like, producing the protein MSLGLELIGIVSCVLGWLLAIVACALPMWRVTAFIGSNIVTAQIIWDGLWMSCVVQSTGQMQCKVYDSMLALSQDLQAARALTVISILLTVLAILVSIGGAKCTNCIEEESSKAKVMIFGGVLFIVAGLMQLIPVSWSANSIIRDFYNPLLPDARRREMGAALYIGWAAAALLILGGSLLCCSCPPQEKKYNPSRMPYPASRSTGGGGYDRRDYV; encoded by the coding sequence ATGTCTTTAGGCCTGGAGCTCATCGGTATTGTGTCATGTGTGCTGGGCTGGCTTTTGGCCATTGTGGCTTGTGCTCTCCCCATGTGGAGGGTAACAGCCTTCATCGGCTCCAACATCGTGACGGCTCAGATTATCTGGGATGGCCTGTGGATGTCCTGTGTGGTTCAGAGCACTGGACAGATGCAGTGTAAAGTCTATGACTCCATGCTGGCTCTCTCTCAGGACCTCCAGGCAGCTCGAGCACTGACTGTGATATCCATTCTTCTGACCGTCCTGGCTATATTGGTGTCCATCGGAGGAGCGAAGTGCACTAATTGCATTGAAGAAGAGTCGTCCAAAGCTAAAGTCATGATCTTCGGAGGGGTGCTGTTCATCGTAGCTGGGCTTATGCAGCTGATTCCCGTATCCTGGTCTGCCAACAGCATCATCAGGGACTTTTATAACCCTTTGTTGCCTGATGCCCGGAGACGGGAGATGGGAGCGGCGCTCTACATCGGCTGGGCAGCAGCTGCGCTCCTGATTTTGGGGGGATCGTTGCTTTGTTGCTCCTGCCCTCCACAGGAGAAAAAATATAACCCGTCTCGGATGCCGTATCCTGCGTCTCGCTCTACAGGTGGGGGAGGATATGACAGAAGAGACTATGTGTGA